From Candidatus Zixiibacteriota bacterium, the proteins below share one genomic window:
- a CDS encoding T9SS type A sorting domain-containing protein, whose protein sequence is MKWLRLVLVLLQWLSMPVWADVGPEMFEPVTTIPLGGARSFAVAPDFVLALGDRQVLRLPLNAQPRLVPDAAITLASEFAGITAAGDRAYVYSRQRRLAVLNWRESALTAPVEYLLADTIHAATARHDTLFAALGVAGIALYDASMPGRLREMARFTGGAYYIGLALHGRFLLALDRLNGIDVYDLRSSEMSPVERILRETPPTAVAPIADGFAICDGGQSVDLFHLQDGRVNGVDSVVCDFAVTQLAAVSRFLIAGGPDGLCRIVDFDNPTEAATIAVGYPVAQCEGLSVDGKTRFYIRDESGQIAVITVGGESVGEASRFVPPETPLAFAATDRGLLYADSGGRLRLLGNSEREAKTVGVGGFFNRLTAAGDVIVAAQAGSEQVYLFEFDRGNDLRPSAVVYTAEPVSAVYLREAGVDKLELVVVHARGSMSYAFDRQSLAVEFLSSHSVDFAVSGSQMGESLLLLASERGEGAIISLDDPAATPATVDLPERPRAFAIAGDRIIVVAAPSGVSVLEFDAATGAVTPIQLPLVMTSAFDLRYDSVAQILLIADAVGGVRYLDFADPYAPGPVYTIENSHGAYRLAAGGDRLLVLSSSRLSVYDGSERHAPAPGSQRARIDLTPFYPNPFNSTTTAQITAIAPVAVDLMVVNSLGQTICRQTLALATGSTVTWDGVDQSGHAVASGIYFVRVAGAGQVVTRKVVLLK, encoded by the coding sequence ATGAAGTGGCTGCGATTGGTCCTGGTCCTGCTCCAATGGTTGTCAATGCCGGTTTGGGCGGACGTCGGTCCGGAGATGTTCGAGCCGGTGACGACAATTCCGCTCGGCGGGGCGCGGTCGTTTGCCGTAGCGCCCGACTTTGTGCTGGCTCTCGGCGATCGTCAGGTGCTGCGGCTGCCGCTGAACGCGCAACCCCGCCTCGTACCAGATGCGGCCATCACGCTGGCCAGCGAATTTGCCGGCATCACCGCCGCCGGCGACCGAGCCTACGTTTACTCGCGTCAGCGTCGTCTTGCCGTGCTCAATTGGCGAGAGTCGGCCCTGACGGCGCCGGTCGAGTACCTTCTGGCCGACACGATTCATGCCGCCACGGCGCGCCATGACACGCTCTTTGCGGCATTGGGCGTGGCGGGAATCGCCCTGTACGATGCCTCGATGCCGGGTCGCCTGCGCGAGATGGCGCGATTCACGGGTGGCGCCTACTACATCGGGTTGGCGCTTCACGGCCGCTTTCTGCTTGCCCTTGATCGCCTCAACGGAATCGATGTTTACGACCTCAGATCTTCAGAGATGTCGCCGGTAGAACGTATTCTGCGCGAGACGCCGCCGACGGCCGTGGCGCCGATCGCGGATGGCTTTGCGATTTGCGACGGCGGTCAGAGTGTCGACTTGTTCCATCTGCAAGATGGCCGCGTCAACGGAGTCGATTCAGTTGTTTGCGATTTCGCCGTCACTCAGCTTGCCGCCGTTTCCAGATTCTTGATTGCCGGCGGTCCCGACGGTCTGTGCCGCATCGTCGATTTCGATAATCCAACAGAGGCAGCGACAATTGCGGTTGGTTATCCGGTGGCACAGTGCGAAGGGCTGAGCGTTGACGGCAAGACCAGATTCTACATTCGCGATGAGTCGGGACAGATCGCTGTGATCACGGTTGGCGGCGAGTCGGTCGGCGAAGCCTCCCGATTTGTCCCGCCGGAAACGCCATTGGCGTTTGCCGCAACCGATCGCGGATTGCTGTATGCCGACTCCGGTGGTCGCTTGCGATTGCTTGGCAATAGTGAGAGGGAGGCGAAGACGGTTGGAGTTGGTGGATTCTTCAATCGGCTGACGGCGGCGGGTGATGTGATCGTCGCAGCTCAAGCCGGTTCCGAACAAGTCTATCTTTTCGAATTTGACCGCGGCAACGACCTGCGACCTTCGGCAGTTGTCTACACCGCGGAGCCAGTCTCAGCAGTCTATCTGCGTGAAGCGGGCGTCGACAAGCTGGAACTCGTCGTCGTTCATGCGCGCGGTTCGATGAGTTACGCTTTCGATCGCCAATCGCTGGCGGTGGAATTCTTAAGCAGTCACTCCGTCGACTTTGCGGTTTCGGGCAGTCAGATGGGCGAGTCGTTGCTGTTGCTTGCGTCGGAACGCGGGGAAGGCGCCATCATATCCCTGGATGATCCTGCGGCAACGCCGGCCACCGTTGATCTGCCCGAGCGGCCGCGGGCGTTTGCGATCGCCGGAGATCGAATCATCGTGGTCGCAGCCCCATCAGGAGTCAGCGTTCTGGAATTCGATGCTGCGACCGGCGCGGTAACTCCGATACAGCTGCCCTTGGTCATGACCTCGGCATTTGATCTTCGCTACGATTCCGTTGCGCAGATTCTGCTGATCGCCGATGCCGTCGGTGGCGTGCGCTATCTGGATTTTGCCGATCCGTATGCGCCGGGACCCGTGTACACGATCGAGAACAGCCACGGAGCTTATCGGCTGGCGGCCGGGGGAGATCGACTGCTGGTGCTCTCATCGTCGCGCCTATCGGTCTATGACGGTAGCGAACGCCATGCGCCTGCTCCCGGGAGTCAGCGCGCGCGCATCGATCTCACGCCGTTCTACCCAAATCCCTTCAACTCCACTACGACCGCGCAGATTACTGCGATCGCGCCCGTTGCGGTTGACCTCATGGTGGTCAATTCGCTCGGTCAGACGATTTGCCGCCAGACGTTGGCGCTCGCCACCGGCAGTACCGTGACCTGGGACGGTGTTGATCAAAGCGGCCATGCGGTTGCTTCCGGCATCTATTTTGTGCGCGTCGCTGGGGCAGGGCAAGTGGTCACGCGCAAGGTTGTCTTGCTCAAGTAG
- a CDS encoding S8 family serine peptidase: protein MSDIVTVRPNQSQTPATETRLLMRVGRIVLTAALLALVAHGGLNASDYHPSRLIVKFRPGAASSQLNKVAAVAGARAVEPLVPSAQLVHPDAEGLARVNIVEFNSDSTRAIAESILAADPAVEYVERDYYMQLFADPLLPNQWGLVNTGQPYLGIVRVPGFENDSLRLFTGTPGADIGWGQVSSAPADRSRVRVAIIDTGVDYHHPDLQGHIWHNPAETNGIPGFDDDFNGYIDDTVGYDFSGDVMEGISVSPDPDPVDTIGHGTHVAGIVGAVAGNGIGIEGVARNVEVMCLKIFPNALASASAQAIIYAVNQGAKVINASWGSPYYSTILAEAVQYAADRGVVFVAAAGNSGTSTPFFPARLDHVLTVGATGSADRVTTFSTYGDWLDVAAPGENILSLRAARTDLYAAQGEPEIRIIDEFYYLADGTSMAAPHVAASAAFILSVAPGLPRDSVEQLLMGSADKIADPDGRLQGNFSPYAGWGRINLGRAVGLLQDEYAEIESPHPNALVTGVVNLRGSAVSQLGSSFVLEVRPAATGDWTTIATGPGDIVRNLLARWDSSPYDGDADLRLRVGTSIAFTTTIRIANSVVVELLTPHDGDTVYSVANIVGSASSPTFDSYRLTYAPESNPKQETLIKFSTEISYRRELAEWTVGQLPPGRGFLTLTLTDDAGEHAVSNRIVIKSTVAAGYPLALPARPHLTSAAGNLDADPGREIVTGSRAGLLINDYDQPGLRTIDPHFGNTYESSPALCDLDNDGRDEIVSISDRGVIVVNGEGESLPGWPKAVNTGLQFNSYPTPLVSDLDGDGEMEVLFVNSAGEIYCWHADGSSYFRTTRGLFARLSESGRFKDYGGSTAAFLFAYDFDGDGYRDVGTLYTAAGADGGVYLYSGKNGAPYNADLGARIFSSDGIFGGVLADFDNDAVPEIAFAHWYSSNLAMAVRIIEADGSDLPGWPKLFPEKIQWLTSYPAAADLDNDSIPELICAFSALDGGEVFVWHGDGRPLLANEFGRNDGFLAGTINSLSNPLVLDVDNDGQFEIVSRGGALLIGKPERLLCWETDGTTTPGWPVYTFANPGVVTYAPHTPVVGDFDGDSLLEIYIGSSDGRIYSWDLPTVASDSAVAWGTFLGDTRNTGMLPSLARPRTPQPPPLPTTFRLAQNYPNPFNQTTVIEVDVVTAAPVKIEIINLLGQTVATLVDRFLPAGFHRFDWNGRDFHGREVASGVYFYRLRMNNVNETRRMVLLK, encoded by the coding sequence ATGAGCGATATTGTCACCGTGCGCCCGAACCAATCACAAACTCCTGCCACCGAGACGCGACTGCTGATGCGGGTGGGTCGGATCGTCCTGACCGCTGCATTGCTGGCGCTCGTCGCGCACGGTGGTCTCAACGCTTCCGACTATCATCCCAGCCGACTGATCGTCAAGTTTCGTCCCGGGGCTGCTTCATCTCAATTGAACAAGGTCGCGGCCGTCGCCGGTGCGCGCGCTGTTGAGCCGCTCGTGCCGTCCGCGCAACTGGTGCACCCTGATGCCGAAGGTCTGGCACGGGTAAATATTGTCGAGTTCAACTCGGATTCGACGCGGGCGATTGCCGAATCGATTCTCGCCGCCGACCCTGCGGTCGAGTATGTTGAACGCGACTACTACATGCAGCTTTTCGCCGATCCGCTTCTCCCGAACCAATGGGGATTGGTCAATACCGGCCAGCCATATCTCGGAATCGTGCGGGTGCCCGGATTCGAGAATGATTCGCTGCGGTTATTCACCGGCACACCCGGCGCGGACATCGGCTGGGGGCAAGTCAGTTCCGCACCGGCCGATCGCAGCCGCGTGCGTGTCGCGATCATCGACACCGGCGTGGACTACCATCATCCCGACTTACAGGGGCATATCTGGCACAATCCGGCTGAGACGAACGGCATTCCAGGCTTCGACGACGATTTCAACGGTTATATCGACGACACCGTCGGCTATGATTTCTCCGGTGATGTGATGGAGGGAATTTCCGTCTCACCCGATCCCGACCCGGTCGACACCATCGGCCACGGCACGCATGTGGCAGGGATCGTCGGCGCCGTTGCCGGAAACGGCATTGGTATCGAGGGTGTGGCGCGCAACGTCGAAGTGATGTGTCTCAAGATCTTCCCGAATGCGCTCGCGTCCGCCAGCGCACAGGCGATCATCTATGCCGTGAATCAGGGCGCCAAGGTGATCAATGCCTCGTGGGGATCGCCGTACTATTCGACAATTCTGGCGGAGGCGGTGCAGTACGCCGCCGATCGCGGCGTAGTTTTTGTGGCGGCGGCGGGCAATTCGGGGACCTCGACACCGTTTTTTCCCGCCCGTCTCGACCACGTCCTGACGGTCGGTGCCACCGGTTCGGCTGATCGCGTGACAACATTTTCGACCTATGGCGACTGGCTTGATGTTGCCGCGCCGGGCGAGAATATTCTTTCGCTGCGGGCGGCGCGCACCGATCTGTATGCGGCGCAGGGAGAGCCGGAAATCCGCATCATCGATGAGTTCTATTATCTCGCCGACGGCACGAGCATGGCGGCCCCGCACGTCGCCGCTTCGGCGGCTTTCATTCTATCGGTCGCGCCCGGTTTGCCGCGCGATTCGGTCGAGCAACTGCTGATGGGCAGTGCCGACAAGATTGCCGATCCGGACGGTCGCTTGCAGGGGAATTTCAGTCCGTACGCCGGGTGGGGGCGCATCAACCTGGGCCGTGCGGTGGGATTGCTGCAGGACGAATATGCCGAGATCGAGTCACCACACCCAAATGCATTGGTGACAGGAGTTGTCAATCTGCGCGGTTCGGCGGTATCGCAGCTGGGTAGTAGTTTCGTGCTCGAAGTACGGCCGGCTGCGACCGGTGACTGGACTACGATTGCAACGGGACCTGGCGACATCGTGCGCAATCTGCTGGCACGCTGGGACAGCAGCCCGTATGACGGCGATGCGGATCTGCGCCTGCGCGTGGGTACCAGCATCGCGTTCACAACGACAATTCGGATTGCGAACTCGGTCGTGGTTGAATTGCTGACGCCGCACGACGGCGATACTGTCTATTCGGTTGCGAATATCGTCGGTTCGGCTTCGTCGCCGACTTTCGATTCCTATCGGCTCACGTATGCGCCGGAATCGAATCCGAAGCAGGAAACGTTGATCAAGTTTTCGACGGAAATCAGTTATCGCCGCGAATTGGCCGAATGGACAGTGGGTCAACTTCCGCCGGGACGCGGATTCCTGACCTTGACCTTGACTGATGATGCAGGTGAGCACGCCGTTTCCAATCGCATCGTGATCAAATCGACCGTGGCGGCCGGCTACCCGCTGGCGCTGCCGGCGCGGCCGCATCTGACCTCTGCCGCCGGCAATCTTGACGCAGATCCGGGGCGCGAAATCGTCACCGGTTCGCGCGCCGGATTGCTGATCAACGACTACGACCAGCCCGGTCTGCGCACGATTGATCCGCATTTCGGCAACACCTACGAATCGTCACCGGCACTTTGTGATCTGGATAATGATGGTCGCGACGAGATCGTATCGATTTCTGATCGCGGCGTCATTGTCGTCAATGGAGAGGGCGAGTCTTTGCCGGGCTGGCCGAAGGCGGTCAATACCGGTTTGCAGTTCAACTCCTATCCTACCCCACTTGTTTCCGATCTTGACGGCGACGGCGAGATGGAAGTTCTCTTCGTCAACAGCGCCGGGGAGATCTATTGCTGGCACGCCGACGGCTCGAGCTATTTCCGTACCACGCGCGGGCTCTTTGCACGGCTGAGCGAATCGGGCCGCTTTAAGGATTACGGCGGTTCAACCGCGGCATTCTTGTTTGCTTACGACTTTGACGGTGACGGCTACCGCGATGTTGGCACGCTCTATACCGCCGCCGGCGCCGATGGTGGTGTCTACCTGTATTCCGGCAAGAACGGCGCGCCGTACAATGCCGACCTTGGTGCGCGCATCTTTTCCTCGGACGGTATCTTCGGCGGCGTACTTGCAGACTTTGACAACGATGCCGTTCCCGAGATTGCTTTCGCGCACTGGTATTCGAGCAACCTGGCGATGGCGGTGCGAATTATCGAAGCCGACGGTTCCGACCTGCCCGGCTGGCCCAAGTTGTTTCCGGAGAAGATCCAGTGGCTGACCTCATATCCGGCGGCGGCCGACCTGGACAACGACTCGATTCCAGAATTGATCTGCGCATTCAGCGCGCTCGACGGCGGCGAGGTGTTCGTGTGGCACGGCGACGGCCGGCCGCTGCTGGCCAATGAATTTGGCCGTAACGATGGCTTCCTGGCCGGCACGATCAACTCGCTGTCCAACCCGCTCGTGCTCGACGTCGACAATGACGGCCAGTTCGAGATCGTCTCGCGCGGCGGCGCCTTGCTCATCGGCAAGCCGGAACGACTGCTGTGCTGGGAGACCGACGGCACGACGACGCCCGGCTGGCCGGTTTACACCTTCGCCAATCCCGGGGTCGTCACATATGCGCCGCATACGCCGGTGGTGGGCGATTTCGACGGCGACTCATTGCTGGAAATCTACATTGGATCTTCCGATGGGCGCATCTACAGTTGGGACTTGCCGACGGTCGCGTCTGATTCGGCGGTAGCATGGGGGACATTCCTCGGTGATACTCGCAACACCGGGATGTTGCCGAGCCTGGCGCGTCCGCGCACGCCGCAACCGCCACCGTTGCCGACCACGTTTCGTCTGGCGCAAAACTATCCGAATCCGTTCAATCAGACGACGGTCATTGAAGTCGACGTTGTCACCGCCGCACCGGTCAAGATTGAGATCATCAATCTCCTGGGCCAGACCGTTGCCACACTCGTTGACAGGTTCCTGCCGGCGGGGTTTCACCGTTTCGACTGGAACGGCCGCGATTTCCACGGCCGAGAGGTGGCATCGGGTGTCTACTTCTACCGCTTGCGCATGAACAACGTCAACGAGACGCGCAGAATGGTGTTGTTGAAATGA
- a CDS encoding NAD(+)/NADH kinase, with protein MRFGIIANRKRVGADTVVKRVITWIDQNHHDYRVSEALRDLAPDPAKVMPRGQLAPWCEMLISMGGDGTLLASAREIADLQTPILGVNLGSLGFLTQISADEVESRLQDVAVGNHKIEERMLLEAGVNDDLADTRYFALNDVVVDRGSLARLIQLDLYVNDEFISTYRADGLIISTPTGSTAYNSAVGGPILNPLMRAIVSSPIAPQSLAARPLLFDGNDVVRIRVLSPAHNSLLTIDGQISVNLRNGAEVTIRRAPHATHLVTFAHNSFYQILRTKLHWAVLPRTEQ; from the coding sequence ATGCGCTTTGGAATCATCGCCAACCGCAAACGAGTTGGCGCCGACACCGTCGTCAAGCGCGTCATTACCTGGATTGACCAGAATCATCACGACTACCGCGTTTCCGAAGCCTTGCGCGATTTGGCGCCCGATCCGGCGAAGGTGATGCCACGCGGGCAGCTGGCGCCCTGGTGCGAGATGCTGATCTCGATGGGCGGCGACGGCACGTTATTGGCCTCCGCGCGCGAGATCGCCGATTTGCAGACGCCGATTCTCGGCGTGAATCTTGGCTCGCTCGGCTTTCTGACGCAAATCTCCGCGGACGAGGTCGAGTCCCGCTTGCAGGATGTCGCTGTCGGCAATCACAAGATCGAAGAGCGGATGCTGCTGGAGGCGGGAGTCAATGACGACCTGGCCGATACGCGGTACTTCGCGCTCAATGACGTAGTTGTCGATCGCGGCAGTCTGGCGCGCCTGATCCAGCTTGATTTGTACGTCAACGACGAGTTCATCTCGACTTATCGCGCCGATGGCCTGATCATCAGCACGCCCACCGGCTCGACGGCGTACAACTCCGCCGTCGGCGGTCCAATCCTTAATCCGCTGATGCGGGCGATCGTTTCTTCGCCGATTGCGCCGCAGTCGCTGGCGGCGCGGCCGCTGCTGTTTGACGGCAACGACGTCGTTCGCATTCGCGTCTTATCGCCGGCGCACAATAGCCTGTTGACGATCGACGGCCAGATTTCCGTCAATCTCCGCAATGGCGCGGAGGTGACGATCCGCCGCGCTCCGCATGCCACTCATCTGGTGACGTTCGCCCACAATTCATTTTATCAGATTCTGCGCACGAAGCTGCATTGGGCGGTTCTGCCGCGTACCGAGCAATAG